In Variovorax sp. J2L1-78, the following are encoded in one genomic region:
- a CDS encoding KpsF/GutQ family sugar-phosphate isomerase, whose amino-acid sequence MSSRPPLADKADPETLLARARTTFDIEAEAVLGLKSRIGPSFVEAVHKILGVRGRVVVMGMGKSGHVGRKIAATLASTGTPAMFVHPAEASHGDLGMIKAVDLVLAISNSGESDELAAILPVVKRQGVPLIAITGGRDSMLARHADLVLDSGVEKEACPLNLAPTASTTAQMAMGDALAVALLDARGFGAEDFARSHPGGALGRKLLTLVSDLMRAGDDVPRVAPTATFSDLMREMSAKGLGAAAVVDAEGRPVGIFTDGDLRRLIETGADLRALTAADVMHPAPRTIRAEALGVEAAELMEHHRITSVLVVDAAQVLIGALSINDLMRAKVI is encoded by the coding sequence ATGAGTTCCCGCCCCCCCCTGGCCGACAAGGCCGACCCGGAGACGTTGCTGGCGCGGGCCCGCACCACCTTCGACATCGAAGCCGAGGCCGTGCTCGGCCTGAAGTCGCGCATCGGCCCGAGCTTCGTCGAGGCCGTGCACAAGATCCTCGGGGTGCGCGGCCGCGTGGTCGTGATGGGCATGGGCAAGAGCGGCCATGTCGGCCGCAAGATCGCCGCCACGCTGGCGTCGACCGGCACGCCGGCGATGTTCGTGCACCCGGCCGAAGCCAGCCACGGCGACCTCGGCATGATCAAGGCGGTCGACCTGGTGCTGGCGATTTCCAACAGCGGCGAGAGCGACGAGCTCGCCGCCATCCTGCCGGTCGTCAAGCGCCAGGGCGTGCCGCTGATCGCCATCACCGGTGGGCGCGACTCGATGCTGGCGCGCCATGCCGACCTCGTGCTCGACAGCGGCGTCGAGAAGGAAGCCTGCCCGCTCAACCTGGCGCCGACGGCCAGCACCACCGCGCAGATGGCGATGGGCGACGCGCTGGCCGTCGCGCTGCTCGATGCCCGCGGCTTCGGTGCCGAGGACTTCGCGCGATCGCACCCGGGCGGCGCGCTCGGGCGCAAGCTGCTCACGCTGGTGAGTGACCTGATGCGCGCGGGCGACGACGTGCCACGCGTGGCGCCCACTGCCACCTTCAGCGACCTCATGCGCGAGATGAGCGCCAAGGGCCTGGGCGCCGCGGCGGTGGTCGACGCCGAAGGCCGCCCGGTCGGTATCTTCACCGACGGCGACCTGCGCCGCCTGATCGAAACCGGCGCCGACCTGCGGGCGCTCACCGCCGCCGACGTCATGCACCCCGCGCCGCGCACCATCCGCGCCGAGGCGCTGGGCGTGGAGGCTGCGGAACTGATGGAGCATCACCGCATCACCAGCGTGCTGGTGGTCGACGCGGCCCAGGTGCTGATCGGCGCGCTGAGCATTAACGACCTGATGCGCGCGAAGGTCATCTGA
- a CDS encoding KdsC family phosphatase has translation MATRFPTETLLAAQDIRIAFFDIDGVLTDGGVFFSEHGETLKRFSILDGYGLKLLRAAGIVPAVITGRDSKPLRVRLEALGIEHVRYGTEEKLPAAEAMLAQLGFAWTQAAAIGDDWPDLPVLCRAAFCAAPPNAHAEVRAIAHHVTTARGGEGAAREFCDLLLTAGGHYRRLLDAARGPAA, from the coding sequence ATGGCAACGCGTTTCCCCACTGAAACCCTGCTGGCGGCGCAGGACATCCGCATTGCCTTCTTCGACATCGACGGTGTGCTCACCGACGGCGGCGTGTTCTTCAGCGAGCACGGCGAGACGCTCAAGCGCTTCAGCATCCTCGACGGCTACGGCCTCAAGCTGCTGCGCGCGGCAGGCATCGTGCCGGCGGTGATCACCGGGCGCGATTCCAAGCCGCTGCGTGTGCGGCTCGAGGCCCTGGGCATCGAGCATGTGCGCTACGGTACCGAAGAGAAGCTTCCCGCCGCCGAGGCGATGCTGGCGCAGCTGGGCTTCGCGTGGACGCAGGCCGCCGCCATCGGCGACGACTGGCCCGACCTCCCGGTGCTCTGCCGGGCCGCCTTCTGCGCGGCGCCGCCCAACGCGCATGCCGAAGTGCGCGCCATCGCCCACCACGTCACGACGGCGCGCGGCGGCGAAGGCGCGGCGCGCGAGTTCTGCGACCTGCTGCTGACGGCCGGCGGTCATTACCGACGCCTGCTCGATGCGGCGCGAGGCCCCGCCGCATGA
- the lptC gene encoding LPS export ABC transporter periplasmic protein LptC — translation MKPFRALLRDAVDRATIYLPVIVTALLALGTYWLVRNAPKLLEPTAKAAPTHEPDFFMRGFVIKNFLPSGELRSELFGTEGRHYPDNDTLEVDKVRIRAISPEGLVTRATADRGLSNGDGSEVQLFGNAVVVRDAATVASGRAAPRLEFRGDFLHAYLDSERVTSNKPVTLIRGTDRFTADTLDYDNLSGVANLQGRVRGQLVPSATAPTPASRAPR, via the coding sequence ATGAAGCCGTTTCGTGCGCTGCTGCGTGACGCGGTCGACCGCGCCACCATCTACCTCCCGGTCATCGTGACAGCCCTGCTGGCCCTGGGCACTTACTGGCTGGTGCGCAACGCGCCCAAGCTGCTCGAGCCCACCGCCAAGGCGGCACCGACCCACGAGCCGGACTTCTTCATGCGCGGCTTCGTCATCAAGAATTTCTTGCCGAGCGGCGAGCTGCGCAGCGAACTCTTCGGCACCGAAGGACGTCACTACCCCGACAACGACACGCTCGAGGTCGACAAGGTGCGCATCCGTGCCATTTCGCCCGAGGGCCTCGTCACGCGAGCCACGGCCGACCGCGGCTTGTCCAATGGCGATGGCAGCGAGGTGCAGCTGTTCGGCAACGCGGTGGTGGTGCGCGACGCGGCGACCGTCGCGTCCGGTCGCGCAGCCCCGCGGCTGGAGTTCCGGGGCGACTTCCTGCATGCGTACCTCGACAGCGAACGCGTGACGTCGAACAAGCCGGTCACGCTCATCCGCGGCACCGATCGCTTCACGGCCGACACGCTCGACTACGACAACCTGAGCGGCGTCGCCAACCTGCAGGGCCGGGTGCGCGGCCAGTTGGTGCCATCGGCCACCGCGCCGACGCCGGCGTCGCGCGCGCCGCGCTGA
- a CDS encoding SDR family oxidoreductase, with the protein MAAHPRPLAFITGASSGIGQALAGRFHDAGYDLALVARRTGEIATWMVARGIAADRCAIYGADVAQIDAIAAVGARCIAEQGLPDVVIANAGISVGIDTADRGDLDVLAQTFAINNVGLAATFHPFVAAMAARGSGRLVGIGSVAAIRGLPGHGAYCASKAGVVAYCESLRGELRASGVKVVTICPGYIDTPLTQDNRYGMPFLMRADDFAEQAFRTIEAGRSYRVIPWQMGVVAKLMRLLPNAVFDRAVQGRGRKKRRDEG; encoded by the coding sequence ATGGCTGCCCACCCGCGGCCGCTGGCCTTCATCACCGGCGCCTCCAGCGGCATCGGCCAGGCGCTGGCCGGCCGCTTCCATGACGCCGGCTACGACCTGGCGCTGGTCGCGCGCCGCACCGGGGAGATCGCCACCTGGATGGTTGCGCGCGGCATCGCCGCGGACCGCTGCGCCATCTACGGTGCCGACGTGGCGCAGATCGATGCCATCGCCGCGGTCGGCGCACGCTGCATCGCCGAACAGGGGCTGCCGGACGTGGTGATCGCCAACGCCGGCATCAGTGTCGGCATCGACACGGCGGACCGCGGCGACCTCGACGTGCTGGCCCAGACCTTCGCCATCAACAACGTCGGCCTGGCGGCAACCTTTCATCCTTTCGTCGCCGCGATGGCGGCACGGGGCAGCGGCCGGCTGGTCGGCATCGGCAGCGTCGCGGCGATCCGTGGCTTGCCGGGTCACGGCGCCTACTGCGCCAGCAAAGCGGGTGTCGTCGCCTACTGCGAGAGCCTGCGCGGCGAGCTGCGTGCGAGCGGCGTGAAAGTCGTGACGATCTGCCCCGGCTACATCGACACGCCGCTCACGCAGGACAACCGCTACGGCATGCCCTTCCTGATGCGGGCCGACGACTTCGCCGAACAGGCCTTCCGCACCATCGAGGCCGGCCGCAGTTACCGCGTGATTCCCTGGCAGATGGGCGTCGTCGCGAAGCTGATGCGCCTGTTGCCCAATGCCGTGTTCGACCGCGCCGTGCAGGGGCG